From the genome of Streptomyces sp. V2I9:
CCGGGCACGCCGGGCGGTCCGTACCCGTGTCCCGGCCCGCCCACCGGACGGCTGTCGGTGGCGTGGTGTGCAATGGAGGGCGTGTCCTCGCTCGATGAACCCCTCAAGAAGCTGCTCGGCGGAGCCACCGCGAAGGTGATGGCGGAACACCTCGACCTGCACACGGTCGGGGACCTGCTGCACCACTACCCGCGGCGGTACGAGGAGCGCGGCAAGCTGACCGCGCTGACCGACCTCCCGCTGGACGAGCACGTCACGGTCGTCGCCCAGGTCGCCGACGCCCGCGTCCTGACGTTCAACAACGGCCGGGGCAAACGCCTGGAGGTCACCCTGACCGACGGCACCGGCCGCCTCCAGCTGGTCTTCTTCGGCCACGGCGTCCACAAGCCGCACAAGGAGCTGCTGCCGGGCCGCCAGGCGATGTTCGCGGGCAAGGTCTCCGTCTTCAACCGCAAGATGCAGCTGGCCCACCCCACGTACCAACTGCTCGACGCCTCCGACGCCGACGAGGCCACCGAGGCAGTGGACGCCTTCGCGGGCCGGCTGCTGCCGATCTACCCCGCCTGCAAGCAGCTCGACTCCTGGCGGATCGCCAAGGCCGTCGACGCCGTGCTGCCCAGCGCCAGGGACGCGGTGGACCCGCTCCCCGCCTCCCTGCGCGAGGGGCGCGGCTTCACCCCGCTGCCCGAGGCCCTGCTCAAGGTGCACCGGCCGCAGACCAGGGCGGACATCGAGGACGCCAGGGCCCGGCTCAAATGGGACGAGGCGTTCGTCCTCCAGGTCGCCCTGGCCCGCCGCCGGTACGCGGACACCCAGCTCCCCGCCGCGGCCCGCCGCCCCGTCGCGGACGGCCTGCTGGACGCCTTCGACGCCACGCTGCCCTTCACCCTCACCGAGGGCCAGGAGAAGGTCAGCAAGGAGATCTTCGACGACCTGGCCACCGAGCACCCGATGCACCGCCTCCTCCAGGGAGAGGTGGGCAGCGGGAAGACGATGGTGGCCCTGCGCGCCATGCTCGCCGTGGTCGACGCGGGCGGCCAGGCCGCGATGCTCGCCCCCACCGAGGTCCTCGCCCAGCAGCACCACCGCTCGATCACCGAGATGATGGGCGAGCTGGCCGAGGGCGGCATGCTGGGCGGCTCGGACCGGGGCACCAAGGTCGTCCTCCTCACCGGCTCCATGGGGATGGCGGCCCGCCGGCAGGCCCTCCTCGACCTGGTCACCGGTGAGGCCGGGATCGTCATCGGCACCCACGCCCTCATCGAGGACAAGGTCCGGTTCCACGACCTCGGCCTGGTCGTCGTGGACGAACAGCACCGCTTCGGCGTGGAACAGCGCGACGCCCTGCGCTCGAAGGGGAAGCAGCCGCCCCACCTCCTCGTCATGACCGCCACCCCCATCCCCCGTACGGTCGCGATGACCGTCTTCGGCGACCTGGAGACCTCGGTCCTGGACCAGCTTCCGGCCGGCCGCTCCCCGATCGCCAGCCACGTCGTCCCCGCCAAGGACAAGCCGCACTTCCTCGCCCGCGCCTGGGAACGCGTCCGCGAGGAGGTCGGGAACGGCCACCAGGCGTACGTCGTCTGCCCCCGCATCGGGGACGACGCGGAGGAGGCCGGGGGCAAGGAAGGCGCGAAGGCGAAGGCGAAAAAGGCGGCCTCCGAGGAGGACGCCGAGAAGCGGCCTCCGCTCGCCGTCCTGGAGATCGCCGACGAACTGCGCAAGGGCCCGCTGGCGGGGCTCCGCGTCGAGGTGCTGCACGGCAGGATGCACCCCGACGAGAAGGACGACGTCATGCGCCGGTTCGCCGCCGGAGAGGTCGACGTCCTGGTCGCCACCACCGTCATCGAGGTCGGGGTCAACGTCCCCAACGCCACCGCCATGGTGATCATGGACGCCGACCGCTTCGGCGTCTCCCAGCTCCACCAGCTCCGCGGCCGCGTCGGCCGGGGCTCCGCCCCCGGCCTCTGCCTGCTGGTCAGCGAGGCCCACGAGGCGAGCCCCGCCCGCGCCCGGCTCTCCGCCGTCGCCGCCACCCTCGACGGCTTCGAGCTCTCCCGCATCGACCTCGAACAGCGCCGCGAGGGCGATGTGCTGGGCCAGGCCCAGTCCGGAGTGCGCTCCTCGCTGCGGATGCTCACCGTCATCGACGACGAGGAGGTCATCGCCGCCGCGCGCGAGGAGGCCGTGGCGATCGTCGCCGCCGACCCGGAGCTGGAACACCTGCCGGAGCTGCGCACGGTGCTGGCCGCCCTCCTGGACAAGGAGCGCGAGGAGTATCTCGACAAGGGGTGAGCCCGGTGCCGTCCCGCCGGTGCGGGCCGTACGCCATATCGTGGACGCACGGCCCGCGCACAGCCCGTGCGGGGCCGTCGTCCGGCGCACGGCCCGTGCGCCCGCCACCGACCCCGAGGACCTCACACCCATGACCCGCGTGATCGCCGGCTCGGCCGGCGGACGCCGCCTGGCCGTCCCGCCCGGCACCGGCACCCGCCCCACGTCCGACCGTGCGCGGGAGGGCCTCTTCTCCACCTGGCAGGCGCTCCTCGGCACCCTGGAAGGGACCCGCGTCGCCGACCTGTACGCCGGTTCCGGGGCCGTCGGCCTCGAAGCGCTCTCCCGCGGAGCCGTCCACGCCCTCCTCGTCGAGGCCGACCCGAAGGCGGTCCGGACCGTCCGCGACAACGTCCGCACGCTGGGCCTCCCCGGTGCCGAGGTCCGGGCAGGCAAAGCGGAGCAGATCGTGACAGGTCCGGCCCCCGCCGACCCGTACGACATCGTCTTCCTGGATCCGCCGTACGCCGTCACCGATGACGATCTTCGCGAGATCCTGATCACACTCCGTGCTCAGGGGTGGCTCAGCGACGATGTGCTCGTCACCGTGGAACGCGGCACGCGAGGCGGAGAATTCGGCTGGCCCGCCGGATTCGAGCCACTGCGCTCCCGTCGCTACGGCGAGGGGACGCTTTGGTACGGTCGCGCCGCCGCCACGTGCGAAGACGCACGATGACCGGACCGGAGAGCGAGGGAATCACTGTGCGCCGCGCCGTCTGTCCGGGGTCGTTCGACCCCATCACCAACGGACATCTCGACATCATCGGACGAGCCTCGAAGCTGTACGACGTGGTGCACGTCGCGGTGATGATCAACCAGTCCAAGAAGGGACTGTTCACCGTGGACGAGCGGATCGAGCTGATCCGCGAGGTCACCGCCGACTTCGGCAACGTCGAGGTGGAGTCCTTCCACGGCCTGCTGGTCGACTTCTGCAAGCAGCGGGAGATCCCGGCGATCGTGAAGGGCCTGCGGGCCGTCAGCGACTTCGACTACGAGCTGCAGATGGCCCAGATGAACAACGGCCTCTCCGGCGTCGAGACGCTCTTCGTGCCGACCAACCCCACGTACAGCTTCCTGTCGTCCTCGCTGGTCAAGGAGGTGGCGACCTGGGGTGGCGATGTCTCGCACCTGCTGCCTCCGACCGTCCACGCCGCACTGGTGAAGAGGCTGGGCGAGCGCTGAGCCGCTGACGGGCCGTCACCAGGTGTCGGCCCGCGGCCGACTGGCCTTACAGTCGTCCCGTCCGTCTCCAACGGAGCAGCAGCTTCAACAGAGCAGCAGAGAGTGGCGAGCACACGGTGGACGTGCAGAAGAAGCTCGACGAGATCGTCGAAGCGGTCGGGACCGCCCGATCGATGCCCATGTCGGCCTCGTGCGTGGTCAACCGCGCCGAGCTGCTCGCCATGCTGGAAGAGGTGCGCCAGGCCCTGCCCGGCTCCCTCGCGCGGGCCCAGGAGCTCCTCGGCGGCCAGGAGCAGTTCGCCGAGCAGGCCCGGCAGGAGGCCGAGCGGATCATCGAGTCCGCCCACGCCCAGCGCGCCACGCTGATCTCCGAGACCGAGGTGGCCCGCCAGTCGCAGGCCGAGGCCGACCGGATCCTGTCCGAGGCCCGCCGCGAGGCCGAGGAGGTCCGGGCCGAGGCCGACGACTACGTCGACAGCAAGCTCGCCAACTTCGAGGTCGTCCTCACCAAGACCATCGGGTCCGTGGACAGGGGCCGCGAGAAGCTCCTCGGCCGGGGCCGGGGTCTGGACGAGCAGGGCTACGAGGACCCCGATTTCACCGAGGCCCCCGAGCGCAGCGCCGACCCGGAGACCCTGCGGCAGCGGGCCGACGCGTACGTCGACGCCAAGTTCGGCGCCTTCGAGGCCGTTCTCGCCGGGACCCTGGAGGCGGTCGGCCGGGGCCGGCAGAAGCTGCACGGCCGGACCGCGGGTGACGACCTCGGCGCGCACATGGCGGCACAGGACGCCGCGGGCGACCAGGGGCACACCAGCGACGCCGACTACCTGGCCGGTCTCGCCGAGCTGGCCGCCCCGGAACCGCCGCAGGCGCCCCGGCAGCCCGCTCAGCCCGCCTATCCGGCGCCGCAGGCCGAGCCGAGCTACGCGCAGGCGGCGTACGGCTACCAGGAGCAGCCGGGCCACCAGGACGTCCAGGACGCGTACGGCTACCCCCAGCCCGACCCGTACGCGGCGTACCCGCAGCAGGGGGGCTACGACCCGAACGGTTATCCGCCCCAGCCCACCGGACAGCCCGACTACGGCTGGCAGCAGCCTCAGCAGTCCCCGCCGCCCCAGCAGCCCCGGCCGGTGGGCCGGCAGGGCGGCGGCGCGCTGGACGAGACCAGCCTCTTCGACACCAGCATGATCGACCTGGAGCAGCTGCGCCGGTACGAACAGGGCCGCTGACCTCGGGCGGGCCGCCCCGATTGGGTGCTGAGCGGTCCGTCCAGTATCCTGAATCCTCGGTCGCACAGAGGTCCGCGATCACGGCTGCCCGTTTCACCTCGGTGAAAGACGGCCTCTCCGGACCGCAGACGACCGGCCCTCCCCATCGCAGCGCGACACCCATGATTCGAAAGCAGGAGAAGCCCTGAACGGCCACCTCGACCACCGCAACCCCCTCGTGTTCGATACGCACGAGCTGGGTCGGCGTCCCGGTGCCATGAAGCGGCTGACCCGCACGGTGGACGCACCCGGTTCACCGGTCCTGGGCATCGACGGCGTCATCGGCGTACCGGAAGGCGCGCCCGTGGAGCTGGACCTCCGCCTCGAATCGGTCATGGAAGGGGTGCTTGTCACAGGCACCGCCCGTGCGACCGCCGAGGGGGAGTGCGTAAGGTGTCTGGAGCCGCTGACCGTCAAGGTCGACGCGGACTTCCAGGAGATGTTCTCGTACCCTGACGCCGATGACCGGGGCCGCCCCACCGCGGAACCGGTCGACGACGCCGAGGACGACGAGGACATGTTCTTCCTCGAGGACGGCCTGTTCGACCTCGAGTCGGTGCTGCGTGACGCGGTAGTGCTCGCACTGCCCATGCAGCCGGTGTGCAAGGAGACCTGCGCCGGTCTGTGTTCCGAATGCGGAATCAGGCTGGACGAGAATCCGGATCACCACCACGACGCCGTCGACATTCGTTGGGCGGCACTGCAAGGACTCGCCGAGACCGTTCAGGACGGCGAGAAGGACAACATGGGCGGCGCCGAACCGGGCGTCGACGAGAAGCAGGAGAAGTAGCCGTGGCTGTTCCGAAGCGGAAGATGTCGCGCAGCAACACGCGCCACCGCCGGTCGCAGTGGAAGGCTGCGGTCCCCACCCTGGTTTCGTGCGAGCGTTGCCAGGAGCCCAAGCTCCAGCACATTGCGTGCCCGAGCTGCGGCACCTACAACAAGCGCCAGGTCCTCGAGGTCTGAGCGGCTGGTGAGAGGCCCGATGTCTGAGTTGTCCAGCGCCAAGAAGCAGGCAGACAACATCAACACAGCCTCGTCCCACACGCTTCTGGAAGGGCGGCTCGGGTATCACCTCGAGTCCGCCCTTCTGGTGCGTGCGCTGACCCACCGTTCGTACGCGTACGAGAACGGCGGCCTGCCCACCAACGAGCGGCTCGAGTTCCTCGGGGACTCGGTGCTCGGCCTGGTGGTCACGGACACGCTGTACCGCACCCACCCCGACCTGCCCGAAGGCCAGCTGGCCAAGTTGCGGGCCGCGGTGGTCAACTCGCGTGCGCTTGCGGAAGTGGGCCGCGGCCTCGAACTCGGCTCCTTCATCCGGCTCGGCCGCGGTGAAGAGGGCACGGGGGGCCGGGACAAGGCTTCCATCCTCGCCGACACACTGGAAGCAGTGATCGGCGCGGTCTATCTCGACCAGGGCCTCGACGCGGCCTCGGAGCTGGTCCACCGGCTCTTCGACCCGCTGATCGACAGGTCCTCGAACCTCGGTGCCGGCCTGGACTGGAAGACCAGCCTCCAGGAGCTCACCGCGAGCGAGAGTCTCGGAGTCCCCGAGTACATCGTCACGGAGACCGGCCCGGATCACGAGAAGACCTTCACTGCTGCCGCCCGCGTCGGTGGTGTCTCGTACGGCACCGGCACCGGCCGTAGCAAGAAGGAAGCGGAGCAGCAGGCGGCCGAGTCCGCCTGGCGTGAGATCAGCGCCGCCGCTGAGGCACGGCTGGCCGCGGAGAAGTCCGCGGCCGACGGAGGGGCCGCCGACACCCCTGCCGTACCGTCGCCGAACACGGACGCCGCTCCTGCCTGAGCGAGAGGGAAGCCCCCCGGTGCCGCGTGCACCGGGGGGCTCCCCTGTTCCGGGGAGGGCATCCCGTGGTTTCCGCGGGTGCTGTCCGCCCCGTTCCCCTGCTGCCGTCGCCATGTCTGGAGTGGTCCACCGTGCCCGAGCTGCCCGAGGTCGAAGTCGTCCGCCGGGGCCTGGAGCGCTGGGTCAGCGGCCGTACCGTCACCGAGGTCGAGGTCCTGCACCCGCGCTCGGTCCGCCGGCACCTCGCGGGCGGCCCGGATTTCGCCGCCCGGCTCCGGGGCGCCCGCTTCGGGACGGCGATGCGGCGCGGCAAGTACCTCTGGGTACCGATCGAGGAGGCGTCCGCCTCGCTGCTCGGCCATCTCGGCATGAGCGGCCAACTCCTGGTGCAGCCGGCCGACGCGCCGGACGAGAAGCACCTGCGCGTCCGGATGCGGTTCGACGACACGCTCGGCACCGAGCTGCGCTTCGTCGACCAGCGGACCTTCGGCGGACTGTCCCTGCACGACAACACCCCCGACGGGCTGCCCGACACCATCGCGCACATCGCGCGGGACCCGCTCGACCCGCTCTTCGACGACGCCGCGTTCCACACCGCGCTGCGCCTGCGCCGCACGACGGTCAAGCGCGCGCTGCTCGACCAGTCACTGATCAGCGGCGTCGGCAACATCTACGCGGACGAGGCGCTCTGGCGGGCCGGACTCCACTACGACCGGCCGACCGCGACGCTGACCCGCCCCAAGTCCGCCGAACTGCTCGGCCACGCCCGTGACGTCATGAACGCGGCACTCGCCCAGGGCGGCACGAGCTTCGACAGCCTGTATGTCAACGTGAACGGCGAGTCCGGCTACTTCGACCGGTCGCTCGACGCGTACGGCCGCGAGGGCGAGCCCTGCCACCGCTGCGACACCCCGATGCGCCGCCGCGCCTGGATGAACCGCTCCAGCTACTTCTGCCCGCGCTGCCAGCGGCCCCCGCGCGCGTCCTCGTGACGCGTCCGGGCGGACCAGGACCCCGCCCGGACGCCTCGGGGCGGGGGCGAGGTCCGCGCAGGGGTCAGAAGCCGAAGTTCTGCACCCACCAGGGGCCGCCCGAGCCCTGGTGGATGCCGATGCCGATGGTCTTGTAGTCGCAGTTGAGGATGTTCGCGCGGTGGCCGTCGCTGTCCATCCAGGCGTCCATCACCGCTCGGGCGTCGGCCTGTCCGCGGGCGATGTTCTCCGCGCCGAGCCCCTGGACGCCCGCCCGCGCGGCCCGGTCCCACGGGGTGTCGCCGTCCGGGTTCGTGTGGTCGAAGAAGCCGCGGGCCGCCATGTCCTCGCTGAAGTTCTGGGCGAGCGACGTCAGCGGGGCGCTGGTGGACAGCGGGGAGCAGCCGGCCTTCGCGCGTTCCTGGTTCACCAGGGCGAGCACCTCGGAGCGTGCGGAGGCGTCGGTCGGGGTAGCGGACGGCTTCCTGGACGGCGTGGGGGCGGCGGAGACCTTCGGCGGGGCCGGGGTCTTGCTCGCCGGCGGTGTGCTCGTCCTCGGGGCCGTGGGCGCCTTCGCTCCGCCGGACTTCCGGGGCTGGGGGACAGCCGGCTTCTCGGACGCCGCCTCCGTGGGCGACGCCGCCCTCGAAGGCGTCTTCGACGGGCTCGTGGAGGGCGAGTCGCTCGTGGACGGTGACGCCGGTGCCTCCGGGCGTTCGCTGCCCCGACCGGTGGGGGAGGAGGACCGGCCGGCCGGCTCCGTCGAGCTGCCGCCCTGCGTCAGCAGGTCGGGGGCGGCGCCGCCGGAGCGCACCTGATCGGAGGCGGCGGTGGTGCCGGAGGGGGAGGTGTCGCCGCCGGGGACCAGCCCCGAGGCGACCGCCACCGCGCCGACGGCCACGGCGGCCGAGACACCGAGGAGCCCCGTGCGGAGCGGCACGGCGGACTTCTTGCGGCGTGCACCCCGAGACCGCGCGGCGGAGCCGGCCGCGGGTTCTTCAGCGGCGGGGCCTGCGGCGGATCGTCGGTGGCGTCCCATGCGCTGTGCCTTCCTCATGCTCCGGACGCCCTGACGACGTCGCTCGACTACCCCGTTGCCGCCCCATTGATCGAATTCGGTGGTCGCGGATCACGTTCCGCTTGATCGACTTTCCGCCGATCCCCGTCCGATACTCACCCGATCGAGTGAGGCTGTTGCGACCGGACTGTAGCCCATGGGTGAAAGGGGGCGACGTGCTTCGAGAGCAATGGGTTGGTTAGCGTTCGGGCATGAATGAAGACGCGCGTCTCGTCGCGTGGGTACGCGGCCGGGTACAGCAAGTAGGGTTTCGCTGGTTCACCAGGAAAAACGCTTTGGAGATCGGCGGGCTCACCGGGTTCGCCCTCAATCTCGACGACGGCAGGGTGCAGATCGTGGCCGAGGGGCCACGTGACAATTGCCACCGTCTGCTGGACTGGCTGCGGTCCGACGACACTCCCGGACGCGTGGACGGCGTCACTGAGATCTGGGACACCCCGCGCGGCGGCTACGACGGATTCGCCATCCGCTGATGCCGCCGGACCGCGCCCCTCCCGATCCGTTCGGCGGGCACCCCGCCCCGAACCGTCACGGGAGCGCCGGTCCGGGCCCCGCACCCGAAGTGACCTGCGGCGTGATGCGCGGCGGCGGACGGTTGCCAGATCCCGCATGTCGTGCAAGGCTGCGCCATTGACGAAGATCCGGACACCCCTCGGGGTCCCGCAGGAGAGTCGCGCCGCATGATCGTCCGGCCGCGCGCCCCCGGGACACCCGGGCACACAGGGTGTGATCGTGTTGACCGTCAAACTTTTTGGTGAGACGCTGAAAACCCCGCGCACCTTAGCTGTTCGGTAGAGCTGTTCAGCAGCAGAACCGCAGTGGTGACAGAGCCCTGCCGAGCATCGCGGGTGCGATCCCCTGACGACCCACACCGCATCGGTCGGTCACTCATTGTGGAGGACCATCCATCATGGCAAAGGCGCTTCTCGGTTACGTCGGCGGTTCCGACCCGCGACTCCTCGCCGAGATGCGACGGCTCCAGCAGCGCGTCCAGGACCTGGAATCCGAGCTCACCCGGATCCAGAGCGAGAACGACGCGCTCAACGCCGCCGCTCAGCACCAGGAGTCGCTGCTCGACAGCATCGACATCGACGTACCCCAGGGCGAGCCTGCGCTGACCTGACCACGAAGGCCCCATCGGGCCGGTCCGGCCGGGCATGCTCAACAGCCTCGGAACACCTCTGATCCGTTCTGCGTCACGGATCGCCGCCCCCGAACACCGGGTCCCCGCAGCGCCGGGGATGCCGTCGTCCGGTTGCACGGTGATGCGCCGCGCAGGACCGCGCCTGGATGCGCGTGAACTCCAGCAAGAGTCACAGGGACGCTTCGGCGTCCCTTTTTCTTTGCCCGGCCCCCCACCCGGACGTACCGGCTTTCGCTTACCGTCTGATGTGCCCTGCACCTTCATCAGCGAAACCGAGAGCGAAAGGTAGAGTCCGGCGGCGTGCACCTCAAGGCCCTGACCCTGCGTGGTTTCAAATCGTTCGCGTCCGCCACCACCCTGCGGTTCGAACCGGGGATCACCTGCGTCGTCGGCCCCAATGGATCGGGAAAGTCCAACGTGGTGGACGCGCTCTCCTGGGTCATGGGGGAGCAGGGCGCGAAATCCCTGCGCGGCGGCAAGATGGAAGACGTGATCTTCGCCGGGACGACCGGGCGGCCCCCGCTCGGCCGCGCCGAAGTATCGCTGACCATCGACAATTCCGACGGCGCATTGCCGATCGAGTACGCCGAAGTGACGATCACGCGGATCATGTTCCGCAATGGCGGCAGCGAATACCAGATCAACGGCGACACCTGCCGGCTGCTGGACATCCAGGAACTCCTCTCCGACTCCGGTATCGGCCGCGAGATGCACGTCATCGTCGGACAGGGCCAGCTGGACTCCGTGCTGCACGCCGACCCGATGGGCCGCCGCGCCTTCATCGAGGAGGCCGCGGGCGTGCTCAAGCACCGTAAGCGCAAGGAGAAGGCGCTGCGGAAGCTGGACGCGATGGGCGCCAACCTGGCCAGGGTCCAGGACCTCACCGACGAGCTGCGCCGCCAGCTCAAGCCGCTCGGCCGGCAGGCCGCCGTCGCCCGCCGGGCCGCCGTCATCCAGGCCGATCTGCGCGACGCCCGGCTCCGTCTCCTCGCGGACGACCTGGTGACCCTGCGGGACGCGCTGCGCGAGGAGATCGCCGACGAGGCGGAGCTGAAGAAGCGCAAGGACGCGGCCGAGGCCGAGCTGCGGACGGCCCTCACCCGTGAGGCCGAGCTGGAGGGTGAGGTGCGCCGCCTCGTCCCCCGGCTCCAGCGCGCCCAGCAGACCTGGTACGAGCTGTCGCAGCTGGCCGAGCGGGTACGGGGCACGGTCTCGCTGGCCGACGCCCGCATCCGCAGCGCCTCCGAGGCCCCCGACGAGGAGCGCCGGGGCCGAGACCCCGAGGAGCTGGAACGGGAGGCCGCCCGGATCCGCGAACAGGAGGCTGAGCTGACGGCGGCCCTGGAGGCGGCCGAACACGCGCTGGAGGACACCGTCGCCCACCGCGCCGACCTCGAACGCGAACTGGCCGCCGAGGAACGCCGTCTCAAGGACGCGGCCCGCGCCATCGCGGACCGGCGCGAAGGGCTCGCCCGGCTGAACGGCCAGGTCAACGCGGCCCGCAGCCGGGCCGGTTCGGCGCAGGCGGAGATCGACCGGCTGGCCGCCGCCCGTGACGAGGCGCGGGAGCGCGCGGCGGTCGCCCAGGAGGAGTACGAGCAGCTGAAGGCCGAGGTGGACGGGCTCGACGCGGACGACGAGGAGCTGGCCGCCCGCCACGAGGCCGCCGAGAAGGCGCTGACCGAGGCGCGTTCGGCCCACAGCGCCGCCCGTGAGGAGGCCACCGCGGCCGAGCGCAGGCGGGCGGCGGTCGCGGCCCGGCACGAGGCGCTCGCCCTCGGGCTGCGCCGCAAGGACGGCACAGGTGCGCTGCTCGGCGCCCGCGACCGGCTCACCGGGCTCCTCGGTCCGGCCGCCGAACTGCTCACCGTCGAGCCCGGTTACGAAGTGCCGGTCGCGGCCGCCCTCGGCGCGGCGGCGGACGCGGTCGCCGTCACCGACCCGGCCACGGCGGCCGCCGCGATCCGGCTGCTGCGCGAACGGGACGCGGGGCGCGCGGCGATGCTGCTGGGCGGGGAGGCCCGGCCCGGCCATCTACCGGAGCAGGCGCACGTACGGGAGGAGGCGGCGACGCCTGTGCCCGCGCTGCCCGCGCGGAACGGCACGGAGCCCGAGCCCCGCGTGCGGACCGCCGTCCCGGACGCCGCCGTGGTCCCGTCCAGCCGTGCCGGGACGACCGCCGCCCTCCCCGCCGTCGCCGACCTGGTGCGCGGGCCCGCCGCGCTCGTCGGGGCCGTACGCCGCCTCGTACCGGACACGGTGGTCGTCGGGACGCTGGAGGATGCCGAGGCCCTGATCGCCGCGCACCCCGCCCTGACCGCCGTGACGGGGGACGGGGACGTGCTCTCCGCCCACTTCGCGCACGGCGGGTCGGCCGGGGCGCCCAGCCTTCTGGAGGTGCAGGCGTCCGTGGACGAGGCCGCCGCCGAGCTGGACGCCCTCGCCGTACGGTGCGAGGAACTGGCGGAGGCCCAGCGGCTGGCGGGGCAGCGGCGTACGGAGCAGACCGCCCTCGTCGAGGAGCTGGGGAAGCGCCGCCGGGCGGCCGAGCGGGAGAAGTCCGGCTTCGCCCAGCAGCTCGGACGGCTCGCCGGGCAGGCCAGGGGCGCCGCGGGCGAGGCCGAGCGCATGACCGCCTCGGCCGCCCGCGCCCAGGAGGCTCTGGAGCGGGCGACCGAGGAGGCCGAGGAGCTGGCCGCCCGGTTGCTGGTGGCCGAGGAGGCCCCCGCGGAGGAGGAGCCCGACACCTCCGTACGGGACCGGCTCGCCGCCGACGGTGCCAACGCCCGGCAGACCGAGATGGAGGCCCGGCTCCAGGCCCGTACGCACGAGGAGCGGGTCAAGGCGCTGGCCGGGCGGGCCGACTCGCTGGACCGCGCCGCCCGCGCCGAACGGGAGGCGCGCGCCCGCGCCGAACAGCGCCGGGCCCGGCTGCGGCACGAGGCCGAGGTCGCCTCCGCGGTGGCCTCGGGCGCCCGCCAACTGCTGGCGCACGTGGAGGTGTCCCTCGTGCGGGCCGATCAGGAGCGGACGTCGGCCGAGGCGGCGAAGGGCGAGCGCGAACGCGAGCTGGCCGTCGAGCGCGACCGGGGGCGGGGGCTCAAGGGCGAGCTGGACAAGCTCACCGACTCGGTCCACCGGGGCGAGGTCCTGGGGGCCGAGAAGCGGCTGCGGATCGAGCAGCTGGAGACCAAGGCCCTGGAGGAACTGGGGGTGGAGCCCGCGGGGCTGGTCCTGGAGTACGGCCCCGACCAGCTCGTGCCGCCGTCTCCCGCCGCGGAGGGCGAGGAGCTGCCGGAGGACCCGGAGCACCCGCGCAACCGGCCGGGGCCGTACCGGCGGGCCGAGCAGGAGAAGCGGCTGCGGTCGGCCGAACGGGCGTACCAGCAACTCGGGAAGGTGAATCCGCTCGCCCTGGAGGAGTTCTCGGCGCTGGAGGAGAGGCACCAGTTCCTGTCCGAGCAGCTTGAAGACCTGAAGAAGACGCGGGCCGATCTGCTCCAGGTGATCAAGGAGGTCGACGATCGGGTCGAGCAGGTCTTCACGGAGGCGTACCACGACACCGCCCGGCAGTTCGAGGGCGTCTTCTCGCGCCTCTTCCCCGGCGGCGAGGGGCGGCTCGTCCTGACCGACCCGGACAACATGCTCACCACCGGCGTGGACGTCGAGGCGCGTCCGCCGGGCAAGAAGGTGAAGCGGCTCTCCCTGTTGTCGGGCGGCGAGCGGTCCCTGACGGCGGTGGCGCTGCTGGTCTCGATCTTCAAGGCCCGGCCCAGCCCGTTCTACGTGATGGATGAGGTCGAGGCCGCCCTCGACGACACGAACCTGCAGCGGCTGATCCGGATCATGGAG
Proteins encoded in this window:
- the mutM gene encoding bifunctional DNA-formamidopyrimidine glycosylase/DNA-(apurinic or apyrimidinic site) lyase; the encoded protein is MPELPEVEVVRRGLERWVSGRTVTEVEVLHPRSVRRHLAGGPDFAARLRGARFGTAMRRGKYLWVPIEEASASLLGHLGMSGQLLVQPADAPDEKHLRVRMRFDDTLGTELRFVDQRTFGGLSLHDNTPDGLPDTIAHIARDPLDPLFDDAAFHTALRLRRTTVKRALLDQSLISGVGNIYADEALWRAGLHYDRPTATLTRPKSAELLGHARDVMNAALAQGGTSFDSLYVNVNGESGYFDRSLDAYGREGEPCHRCDTPMRRRAWMNRSSYFCPRCQRPPRASS
- a CDS encoding CAP domain-containing protein, which encodes MGRHRRSAAGPAAEEPAAGSAARSRGARRKKSAVPLRTGLLGVSAAVAVGAVAVASGLVPGGDTSPSGTTAASDQVRSGGAAPDLLTQGGSSTEPAGRSSSPTGRGSERPEAPASPSTSDSPSTSPSKTPSRAASPTEAASEKPAVPQPRKSGGAKAPTAPRTSTPPASKTPAPPKVSAAPTPSRKPSATPTDASARSEVLALVNQERAKAGCSPLSTSAPLTSLAQNFSEDMAARGFFDHTNPDGDTPWDRAARAGVQGLGAENIARGQADARAVMDAWMDSDGHRANILNCDYKTIGIGIHQGSGGPWWVQNFGF
- a CDS encoding acylphosphatase — its product is MNEDARLVAWVRGRVQQVGFRWFTRKNALEIGGLTGFALNLDDGRVQIVAEGPRDNCHRLLDWLRSDDTPGRVDGVTEIWDTPRGGYDGFAIR
- a CDS encoding AAA family ATPase codes for the protein MHLKALTLRGFKSFASATTLRFEPGITCVVGPNGSGKSNVVDALSWVMGEQGAKSLRGGKMEDVIFAGTTGRPPLGRAEVSLTIDNSDGALPIEYAEVTITRIMFRNGGSEYQINGDTCRLLDIQELLSDSGIGREMHVIVGQGQLDSVLHADPMGRRAFIEEAAGVLKHRKRKEKALRKLDAMGANLARVQDLTDELRRQLKPLGRQAAVARRAAVIQADLRDARLRLLADDLVTLRDALREEIADEAELKKRKDAAEAELRTALTREAELEGEVRRLVPRLQRAQQTWYELSQLAERVRGTVSLADARIRSASEAPDEERRGRDPEELEREAARIREQEAELTAALEAAEHALEDTVAHRADLERELAAEERRLKDAARAIADRREGLARLNGQVNAARSRAGSAQAEIDRLAAARDEARERAAVAQEEYEQLKAEVDGLDADDEELAARHEAAEKALTEARSAHSAAREEATAAERRRAAVAARHEALALGLRRKDGTGALLGARDRLTGLLGPAAELLTVEPGYEVPVAAALGAAADAVAVTDPATAAAAIRLLRERDAGRAAMLLGGEARPGHLPEQAHVREEAATPVPALPARNGTEPEPRVRTAVPDAAVVPSSRAGTTAALPAVADLVRGPAALVGAVRRLVPDTVVVGTLEDAEALIAAHPALTAVTGDGDVLSAHFAHGGSAGAPSLLEVQASVDEAAAELDALAVRCEELAEAQRLAGQRRTEQTALVEELGKRRRAAEREKSGFAQQLGRLAGQARGAAGEAERMTASAARAQEALERATEEAEELAARLLVAEEAPAEEEPDTSVRDRLAADGANARQTEMEARLQARTHEERVKALAGRADSLDRAARAEREARARAEQRRARLRHEAEVASAVASGARQLLAHVEVSLVRADQERTSAEAAKGERERELAVERDRGRGLKGELDKLTDSVHRGEVLGAEKRLRIEQLETKALEELGVEPAGLVLEYGPDQLVPPSPAAEGEELPEDPEHPRNRPGPYRRAEQEKRLRSAERAYQQLGKVNPLALEEFSALEERHQFLSEQLEDLKKTRADLLQVIKEVDDRVEQVFTEAYHDTARQFEGVFSRLFPGGEGRLVLTDPDNMLTTGVDVEARPPGKKVKRLSLLSGGERSLTAVALLVSIFKARPSPFYVMDEVEAALDDTNLQRLIRIMEELQESSQLIVITHQKRTMEVADALYGVSMQGDGVSKVIGQRLR